In a single window of the Nicotiana tomentosiformis chromosome 10, ASM39032v3, whole genome shotgun sequence genome:
- the LOC104115708 gene encoding protein PHYTOCHROME KINASE SUBSTRATE 2 yields MAMVKVTSALESNMPNNLNTKSGNNLLDASFSSYLNGTEDTFVHNLESSGNLSKKADDGEIDIFTAEKYFNEGVDEENQENITNSEPQNKHRIDKPATNISSLKQNTRPKTPSIHSESSWNSRSALLQNISRNHHHQPQANTNNKSYGKKFLARIGCNCYCKDKNSVKVDDQVGENSFNKGKYHGKSKQNPIKTRSLAQSSESSTTGANHQDLHFKKIDELGFGKVPVFDPIAGNPGVKIQLQKEEDINRKSLEVFGSSITEKERAKLSLEKKVSMLTWDAIATKPEEIDIINIGASSNGTYEDDYAESDASSDLFEIESFPSNNTANPSFARQGSDGMSCYAPSEVSIDWSVVTASAADFSIMSDSEETKIPSIRTKYGKETAGREKAKRRSGILLGCNSHKAVGVVGDAYKGSEKTSMEMTQRQLKNECVVPMTRFHAESKLSRFDGGNRKHDFTTRSFSSSYTERPADFLYI; encoded by the coding sequence ATGGCTATGGTTAAAGTGACTTCAGCACTAGAATCCAACATGCCAAACAACTTGAACACAAAAAGTGGCAACAATCTTCTTGATGCCTCATTTTCTTCTTACTTAAATGGTACTGAAGATACCTTTGTACACAATCTTGAGTCAAGTGGAAATTTGAGCAAGAAAGCAGATGATGGAGAAATAGATATATTTACTGCAGAAAAATACTTCAATGAAGGGGTTGatgaagaaaatcaagaaaatatcACAAATAGTGAACCACAAAACAAACACAGGATTGATAAGCCAGCTACTAATATATCTTCTTTGAAACAAAATACTAGGCCTAAAACTCCAAGTATTCATTCGGAATCAAGCTGGAATAGTAGAAGTGCATTATTGCAGAATATTTCAAGAAATCATCATCATCAGCCACAAGCAAATACCAATAACAAGTCCTACGGCAAGAAATTCCTAGCCAGAATTGGCTGCAATTGTTATTGTAAAGACAAGAATTCTGTTAAGGTTGATGATCAAGTCGGCGAAAACAGTTTCAACAAGGGAAAATATCATGGAAAATCAAAACAAAACCCCATCAAAACAAGAAGCTTAGCTCAAAGTTCTGAGTCCAGTACAACAGGAGCTAATCATCAAGATTTACACTTCAAGAAAATTGATGAATTGGGATTTGGAAAGGTTCCGGTTTTCGATCCTATAGCTGGAAACCCAGGTGTCAAGATACAACTGCAAAAGGAAGAAGACATCAATAGAAAGTCCTTAGAAGTGTTTGGCTCTTCAATAACAGAGAAAGAAAGAGCCAAACTGAGTCTTGAGAAAAAGGTAAGTATGTTAACTTGGGATGCAATTGCTACAAAACCTGAAGAAATTGATATTATCAATATAGGAGCAAGTTCAAATGGAACATATGAAGATGATTATGCAGAAAGTGATGCAAGTTCAGATTTGTTTGAAATTGAAAGTTTTCCAAGTAATAATACAGCAAATCCAAGTTTTGCTAGACAAGGTTCAGATGGCATGTCATGTTATGCTCCAAGTGAAGTTAGTATTGATTGGAGTGTTGTCACTGCTAGTGCTGCTGATTTCTCTATAATGTCTGATTCAGAAGAGACGAAAATACCCTCAATTAGAACCAAGTATGGGAAAGAAACAGCAGGGAGAGAGAAAGCGAAACGTCGTTCGGGTATTCTTTTGGGATGTAATAGTCATAAGGCTGTTGGAGTTGTAGGAGATGCATATAAAGGTAGTGAAAAAACATCAATGGAGATGACTCAAAGGCAGTTAAAGAATGAGTGTGTTGTGCCAATGACAAGGTTTCATGCTGAGAGTAAGCTGAGTAGATTTGATGGAGGAAATAGGAAACATGATTTTACTACAAGATCATTCTCTAGTTCATATACTGAACGTCCTGCAGATTTCTTGTATATTTAG
- the LOC104115707 gene encoding probable methyltransferase PMT2, producing MANKNAGDNRTRTSVSIFIVAGLCCFFYLLGAWQRSGFGKGDSIALAVTKTAGENCDILPNLNFETRHAGEAGGTDESESEVEELKPCDPHYTDYTPCQDQKRAMTFPRENMNYRERHCPPQEEKLHCLIPAPKGYVTPFPWPKSRDYVPYANAPYKSLTVEKAIQNWVQYEGNVFRFPGGGTQFPQGADKYIDQLASVVPIENGTVRTALDTGCGVASWGAYLWKRNVIAMSFAPRDSHEAQVQFALERGVPAVIGVLGTIKMPYPSKAFDMAHCSRCLIPWGAADGVLMMEVDRVLRPGGYWVLSGPPINWKTNYKAWQRPKEELQEEQRKIEEAAKLLCWEKISEKGETAIWRKRMDADSCRSAQENSAASICKADDPDNVWYNKMETCITPNNGSGEDESLKPFPERLYAVPPRIANGQVSGVSVEKYEEDNKKWKKHVSAYKKINKLLDTGRYRNIMDMNAGLGGFAAALHSPKFWVMNVMPTIAEKNTLGVIYERGLIGIYHDWCEAFSTYPRTYDLIHASGLFSLYKDKCEFEDILLEMDRILRPEGAVILRDDVDVLIKVKKIIGGMRWNFKLMDHEDGPLVPEKILVAVKQYWTLNSTTSSQ from the exons ATGGCGAACAAAAACGCAGGGGATAATAGGACTAGAACTTCTGTATCAATATTTATAGTAGCTGGTCTATGTTGCTTCTTCTATTTACTTGGAGCATGGCAAAGAAGCGGTTTCGGGAAAGGAGATAGTATAGCTCTGGCAGTTACCAAGACTGCTGGTGAGAATTGTGATATACTACCAAATCTCAATTTTGAGACTCGTCATGCTGGCGAGGCAGGCGGTACTGATGAGTCAGAGTCCGAAGTCGAAGAACTCAAACCATGTGATCCTCATTACACTGATTACACACCATGTCAAGATCAAAAGCGTGCGATGACCTTCCCAAGGGAAAATATGAACTACCGAGAAAGGCATTGTCCACCTCAAGAGGAGAAGTTACATTGCCTTATTCCAGCACCTAAGGGATATGTTACCCCGTTTCCATGGCCAAAAAGTCGGGATTATGTTCCTTATGCCAATGCTCCATATAAGAGCTTGACGGTTGAGAAAGCCATTCAGAACTGGGTTCAGTATGAGGGTAACGTGTTTAGATTTCCGGGAGGAGGGACACAGTTTCCTCAAGGAGCAGATAAGTATATCGATCAGCTTGCTTCAGTAGTCCCGATCGAAAATGGGACAGTTCGAACTGCTTTGGACACTGGCTGTGGG GTTGCAAGTTGGGGCGCTTATCTTTGGAAAAGGAATGTCATAGCAATGTCATTTGCCCCAAGAGACTCGCACGAAGCTCAGGTTCAGTTTGCTCTGGAAAGGGGTGTGCCTGCTGTTATTGGTGTACTAGGAACAATCAAAATGCCATATCCATCTAAAGCCTTTGATATGGCACATTGTTCTCGTTGTCTTATCCCTTGGGGTGCTGCTG ATGGAGTCCTCATGATGGAAGTTGATCGAGTTCTTAGACCTGGAGGCTACTGGGTACTTTCTGGACCTCCTATCAACTGGAAAACCAATTATAAGGCCTGGCAACGACCCAAGGAGGAACTTCAAGAAGAACAAAGGAAGATTGAAGAGGCCGCTAAACTTCTTTGCTGGGAGAAGATATCTGAGAAGGGTGAGACTGCTATTTGGCGAAAAAGAATGGATGCTGACTCATGCCGTTCTGCACAAGAAAATTCGGCAGCCAGTATTTGTAAAGCTGATGATCCAGATAATGTCTG GTACAACAAAATGGAAACATGCATAACACCAAACAATGGTAGCGGTGAGGACGAGAGTCTAAAGCCATTCCCCGAGAGACTTTATGCTGTTCCCCCAAGAATTGCCAACGGACAAGTTTCAGGAGTGTCTGTTGAGAAATATGAGGAAGACAACAAGAAATGGAAGAAACACGTAAGTGCTTATAAAAAGATCAACAAGCTCCTGGACACCGGAAGGTACCGCAACATTATGGACATGAATGCTGGACTAGGAGGTTTTGCAGCAGCGCTTCACTCTCCTAAGTTTTGGGTTATGAATGTTATGCCAACAATAGCTGAGAAGAATACTTTGGGAGTTATATATGAACGGGGACTAATTGGCATTTATCATGACTG GTGTGAAGCATTTTCTACATACCCAAGGACGTATGATCTCATTCATGCTAGTGGCCTTTTCAGTTTATACAAGGATAA GTGTGAATTTGAAGACATTCTCTTAGAGATGGACCGTATTTTGCGTCCAGAAGGAGCTGTCATTCTTAGAGACGACGTAGATGTACTGATCAAGGTGAAGAAGATAATAGGAGGCATGAGGTGGAACTTCAAATTGATGGATCATGAGGACGGTCCCCTTGTTCCTGAGAAAATATTGGTTGCTGTCAAACAATATTGGACTCTTAACTCCACAACATCCTCGCAATGA